TGAATGACAAGGAAGCACTCGATATATTGTATGACAACTACACAAACAACGACTCACTAACACTGCTTAACGAGGAATTTGACTATATGATTGATGAGCTTCGTGAAAGCGGTCAGATTAAGGAGAATGCAAGTCTTGAGAAAGAAGATAACGACCTGGTCAATATTGTCGGTGATGTCGAGGTAGTAGAACGAGAAAACAAGAATGGAGAAGCCTTTAAGGTAGTCAATTTCTCCGTTGTATCAAAAGACGATGAGGGCAATAAGCACTATACGAATTGCTCTGCTTATGGAGAAAAGGGCGATATTCCAAAGGACTTTAAGCAGGGAGATTTTGTAAAGCTCTTCGGTCAGGAGAGAAAATCTATTGACGATAATGGCAAAGAGCATACGAATGTAAGGATACTTGTTTCTAAGCTCTTAAAAGCCAAGGAGCAAATGAAGAGCCAGGAAGAAAAGAAAGAGTCCGTCCTTGGAGCAATCAAGAAATTTAAGGCGGAAGAAAAAGCAAAGCCTACTGAGAAGAAAGAAGCTTCCAAAGAAGCGGAAAGATAATGAATTGTCGGTGTGGTCTTCGGACTGCACCGATTATTTTTTTGTGGAATAAAATATAGATTTATGCTATAATATTATGAATGAAAAATCCATAATTATGGAATAAGGAGCGATAAATATGAAGTTTAGCTACAATGGATTATGGAAAGTGTTAATAGATAAAAATATGAAAAAGAAAGATTTAATAGATAAAACAGGTATTTCCCCAACTACAATATCAAAAATGGTTAGAGGAGATGCTGTGTCTCTTACGATTATCGGAAAAATTTGCGTAGAACTTGGAACAGATATTGGGGATTTAATTTGTATAGATAAGGATTTTAAGGAGGATAAGTAATGGAAAGTACATACAATGCACTTGAATATAATAAATTAATTAGTTTTATTTGGTCTGTCGCGGATGATTGCCTAAGAGACGTTTATGTAAGAGGAAAATATAGAGATGTAATTCTTCCTATGACCGTAATCAGAAGATTTGATTCTATTATAGAACCAGAAAAAGCTAACATAATGAAAGTTAAAGAAATGGCAGAAAAACAGGGCTGGGATGTTACGAAAACATTGGATACAGCCGTTGGGCTACCATTTTATAATACTTCTAATTTTTGCCTAAAAGACTTAAAACATGAAACTAATAGACAAAACTTAAAGAAAAACTTTGAAGAATATTTAAATGGCTTTTCGGAAAATGTAAAAGAAATTCTTCAAAAATTCGATTTTAATAACCAGGTAACAAAAATGACTGATGCTGGTATTTTAGGTTCTGTTATCGAAAAATTTACTTCAAGTGAACTTAATTTGAGTCCGTATGATGAGAAAAACTCTAGTGGAGATATTATCAAAAAAGGCTTAGATAATCATGCCATGGGAACTTTGTTTGAAGAAATAATTAGAAAATTCAATGAAGAAAATAATGAAGAAGCAGGGGAACACTTTACACCTCGTGATCTAATTGAGCTAATGGCTGATATTACTATGTATCCAATTATGGATAAAATAAAAAATGGTACTTATTCAATCTATGATGGAGCCTGCGGTACTCTTGGCATGGGAACTGTTGCAGAAGAAAGACTAAAAGCATTCGCAAAAGAAAATGATAAGGAAGTATCTATTCATTTGATTGGACAAGAAGTAAATCCAGAAACATATGCAATTTCTAAAGCGGATTTGCTTATCAAAGGCGGGGACACAGACTCTAATAATGTTTACTATGGCTCTACCCTTTCTGATGATAGAACTTCAGGGCAACATTTTGATTTCATGTTATCTAATCCTCCATATGGTAAAACGTGGAAAACAGATTTGGCTATTTTAGGAAGTGGAAATGATAAAGATCCAAAGAAAAACATAATAGATAGACGTTTTGTCAGAAATTATAAAGAACAAGATGATTTTAGAAT
The genomic region above belongs to Streptobacillus moniliformis DSM 12112 and contains:
- a CDS encoding helix-turn-helix domain-containing protein; this translates as MKFSYNGLWKVLIDKNMKKKDLIDKTGISPTTISKMVRGDAVSLTIIGKICVELGTDIGDLICIDKDFKEDK